ATGTGCTATAGCTCCCCCTGTGAAAAATGGATGCATATCTGATTCCACCTGCAGCTTTTCAGATAGGGGAATACTTGAGTTGTAGGGTACATGGGTGGAATTGGTATAATAGACTGAATTTCCATCACCCTGAAATGCTGCTTTATTTCCAAACTCTGATTTGTCCAGCATTGCCAGTCGGTGTGCCGTACTCTCTGCAGGTGTCTGCTCGAATGTATAGGTTATTTCGTCCGTTTCACTGTATTTATTAATTCTCTCAGCCATATAACCAATGATCTTTTTTCCAAGTTCAGTTTGATTTACCAGAGGATCTCCAGTAAGGTTGACAAGACATTCGTTCAGGCCAACTACTCCAAAGGTGAGATGTCTGGTACTGAAATTGTAATAGTCAGGGCCTTGATCACTTTTCTGTAGCAACCAGGGAAGAATGTTCCATTCATAAAGCGATCGGCGAATAATATCCTGTCCCTGGAGTAATGCAAGGCGTGCAGTATTCATGATTTTATCAAGACAGATAAAAAATTTATCTATATCTGCAGCTTCCAGTGCTATTCGTGGAAGGTTAACAGTTACTATCTTATTTGAACCGGTTCCCATTCCACCTGCAGTCCATATGCCGCCTGCATGTTTAACCAGGAGCCTGCAGCACATAGCCTGGATAGAATCCTCCTCTAGATAATCTGCAGCAAGATTGAGAAAATAAGGTGCACCTGTAGAAGAGGCTGCCTTCATGGTATCTATCCATAAAGGATCTTTGAAATTATGGTCTTTTGTTATAGCAGTGGTTATCAGAGGAAATGTAAATGGTGCTCCGCAGGCATCACCCCTGCCTGCAATTTCCATAACTGCTCTGTATATTCGTCGGGCCTCATCTTCGAAATCGGAATAGGTATCCTTTAAAAACTCTCCTGCATATATCGCTTTTTCTTCTTTTAGTGAAGGAGGACACTGAATGCGCAGCCCTATATTTGTAAAGCAACTCTGTGCTCCGGTTCTGTTGGCCTGGTTCATCTGGAATACGAATCCCTGTATGATCTGTGATAGCCGCTCATCGTCTATGCTGTCATGGTGCAGATGTGGTGCCAGCAGCCAGTTAAAATAGTCCACAGCCTGTGCTCCTGCAAAAAATTGCTGTGAGTGTATCATGAAAGACATTGTATGATATACTGCAGAGTCGAATTTTCTTGCAGGCCGGCTTTTTGTATGTGGAAATTTCAATCCGTCCATCAAAAATGTTCTGGCATCAATTCCATTGCAGTATGGTCGAAATGGTGAGTGCAGATCATGGATATGTATTCTTCCCTGCAGGTGTGCTGCTTTGATGGCAGGAGAATACAATTTTTCAAGTGCATATCTTTTATTTATCTGTGAACTTAGATGAATATCTATAAGGGATGGGCTCTGCTGAACATTTGAATTTTCTCTCAGTAACCAGTTCCTGTTATCAAGTGCATCCTCAACCAGTTCTACAGGATCGGTAAAATCCAGCCGGTCAATATTGCTCCCTGAACCCCTTTCCATGTATGAAAATTGATCAGTATCATTAAATAACCTGTTGGCAGGACAATAATTTGAAGATTCTCATCGTGTATCAATTTCTGCGACTATGTCCACTATATTCCTGAAACACTCGGTCCATTGTGATGTTTTCTGAGCATATGAACTCACAGAGCCTTTATCTGCATTTCTGGAAATTTCGTTTTCAAGTGGAAGCCTTGCAATAAGCGGGATATTATATTTTTTGCAGGTATCCACTACAGCACCACTGGAAAATAGGTCAATTCTATTATGGCATATGTTACAGGTTGCACTGCTCATATTTTCAACAAGTCCCAGAACAGGTAATTTCAATGACCTGGCAAAATTGATGGATTTTATTACACTGTTAAGCGCCACTTCCTGCGGTGTTGTGACTATGATCACGCCGTCACATTCAGGCATAAATTTTGCAATGGTCAGTGCCTCATCACCTGTGCCAGGCGGCAGGTCCACAATTAAAAAATCAAGACTGCCCCACTTTACATCCTGCAGGAATTGTCTGATAACCCTTATCTTGACCGGCCCCCTCCATATAACTGGGGTATCGTTACTGTTTACCAGCAATTCGATTGACATGATCTTTAGATTATCCGTTACCTTGAAGGGATCAAGACCTTTTCTTTTTTCACCAGTAGCTGCAGCATTGATACCATACATCTTTGGTACACTGGGCCCGTGTATATCCCCGTCAAGCAGGCCTACCTGAAATCCTCTATGTGCCAGACTGGATGCCAGGTGTGTGGCAACTGTACTTTTTCCAACTCCGCCCTTTCCACTCATGACAATTATTCGATGTTTTACATTCTTCAGGTTATCAGCTATATTTGAATTCTGTTTTCCTGAGAGAATATTTTCAGAAGTATACATCTTTTGCCGTTTCATCCGGTTTCCTCAAAAATATATTTAGAATCAATACAAATCAATATCTTCAATTCAATATACTCTCAGTACAATGCCTCTGAGCAGTCGCCCGAGAATATCAGATCCCGTTATTATCCTCCTCTGGTTCTCATCCTCTGCCCAGTATATAATCAGGTCAAGGTCGATCACATGATCTTTTTCGTGTAGCGGATAGACCTTTAATCTGCGTATTACCTGTTCCAGCCTGGTGTCAGGAGATGTTACTATAACAGGAGTGTGGCAGTAGTTGAGTGTATAGAATGGTCCTTCTTTATATATTGCATCCCTTAGGAAATCATCTGCATCGATAACCATTCTGGGATCATCATCTTCATCGGTTATTATGACCCACTTTTTCCCGGAAGACTGAATTCTCTGGAGGAAAGGATCATCAGGATCTCTTTTGATATCCGGAAATACAGGATAATTTCCTCTAAATGGAATTGATATTATACTCCGGGGATCAATAATGGAACCTTCATTCTCAATTCTCACATCATCCATTGCAAGGAAATTAAGCGCTCCAAGACCTTCCAGCTTACCGATATCCGTCTTTGAAGATTCGATATGTTTCTCCAGCATTACCATAAGTGATCTTTCCCTGAAAAGCTGGAGTTCTTCCTTCCCAAGCCACCGGTCCAGAAGTATGGCCGATGGCTTTGCTACCGGATAGAGCAGTATCTGATAGAATTTTATCATCGGGATCATATAAGCTCCCACACGCAGTGTGTGGCGGGAGAAATATGCCTGGGGTACGATCTCACCAAAACAGGTAATGCCAATGGTAGAGAATGCAAATGCTGCAGCACCGCTCATAACCGATTCAGTGAGCAGTGCAATCAGTACGTTAACTGCAACGTTACCCCACAGCAGTGTTGTTAGGAGAAAATTGGAATCTTCCCTGACCTCAAGGATCTTTTTAGCGTTCTTACTACCAGCCTCGGATTCAATTTCAAGCTTTAGTCGGCTGAGTCCGAATAATCCTATGGTAAGTCCTGCAAATAATCCCGACTGTATGAGACAGAGTACAATAAATATCCATGTTAGTTCCATTTTTACCTGATAACCTCACATTTCTGATAGTTTTTTCCAGTATCTTTTTAATGGGTCAATATATTTTGAGGGTATAACTATATATGATTATATACAGTTTTGAGCCGGATTTTTTTCCATATAATGCTCCGGATTGTATTTCCATGTTCCTTAAGCAAATATGGCATTTTTTTTAGCTACTGAACATACTGTTTCTGTCATTCTACTCTTGTAACAATTCCTTTGAGAAGTCTACCCAGGATATCCGAGCCTGTTATTATTCTTCTCTGATTTTTGTCCTCTGCCCAGTATATGATCAGGTCAAGGTCGATCACGTGATCCCTTTCATGTAGTGGATATACTTTTAATCTGCGTATTACCTGCTCCAGGCGGGTGCTGGGCGAGGTTACAATGACTGGATGATGGCAATGGGTGAGTGGATAGAATGGTCCTGGTTTGTATATCGCATCCCTGACAAAGCTGTCTGCATCAATAACCATTCTTGCCTGATCGGTTTCATCGGTTACTATTACCCATTTTTTCCCTGAGGACTGAACCTGTTTCAGGAAGGGATCATCTGGGTTTTTTTCCACATGGGGAAAGAGAGGCTTGCTATTTCTGAAAGGAAGTGTGATTATGCTTTCCGAATTAATGATGGATCCTTCTTTTTCTATTTTCACATCATCCATTGCAAGGAAGTTGATGGCACCAAGACCCTCCAGTTTCCCTATATCTGTTTTGGTTGACTTGATATGCTTTTGCAGCATGAAAGTGAATGCTCTTTCCTTGAGAAGCTGTAATTCCTCCTTCCCAAGCCATTTATCCAGCAGTATTGCTGATGGCTTTGCTACTGGATATAACAGTATCTGATAGAACCTGATCATTGGGACAAGATATACTCCTATTCTCAGAGCATGGCGGGAGAGGTATGCCTGGGGCATGATTTCTCCAAAAACAGTGATCACCAGGGTAGAGAATGCAAATGCTGCAGCACCGCTCATAACTGATTCAGTGAGCAGTGCAATCAGTACGTTAACTGCAACGTTACCCCACAGCAGTGTTGTGAGGAGAAAATTGGAATCTTTCCTTACTTTGAGGATCTTCTGTGCATTGATGTTGTCAGAACCAGCCTCAATTTCAAGTTTCAGTCTGCTGAGTCCAAATAGTCCTATTGTAAGTCCTGAAAAAACCGCTGATTGGAGCAGACAGAGGCATATCAGTATCCATGTTACGATCATTTTAAATCTATGGCCTCTTGATACATAGTGTAAAATAATAAGGCAGGAAAGTTTGCTTCTTCATTTCTGATCTTTGAATAACCTATTGAATGCTATCTACTACCAGATATAATACCGTATTATTCAGTTATAAATATTTTGATGTTGAGCAAAAAGAGATATTATTTCGACCCTGCTCAGCGCAACAATAATTAATGACCAGCATTTAAATTAAAATCAATAAAATTGAAAAGGTGAATCTGATGAATTCATTTACTCCTGTATCCTCTGTAGGTGAGAGAGAACTTATAAGGCGTCTCTCCAGAATATTTTACCAGGACTCAAACCGGGATGTCCTGATAGGTCCCGGAAAGGATGACTGTGCTGTTCTTTCAGCCGGTGATGGTGAATGTATTGTGGTAACCACTGATATGCTTCACAGAACAACTGATTTTCCACAGCAGATGTCAGGATGGCAGATAGGCTGGATGTCTGCTGCTGTAAACCTTAGTGATATTGCTGCCATGGGTGCAAATCCCTGCGGAATTCTTGCTGCAATAGGCTTGCAATCCGACTGTGATGTTGGATTTGTGGAGGAGATTGCCAGGGGACTGCATGCATGTGCAGCTTCCTGTGGAACTTCTGTTATAGGTGGGGATATTGATACCCATGATGAGCTGACCATCACCGGAACGGCAGTTGGAAAAGTGTCAGAGGATCGATTGCTTACAAGAAAAGGTGCAAAACCAGGTGATATGGTATGTGTTACAGGCTATGCAGGTTCGGCAGGTGCTGCTCTTTATGCCCTTGAAAATAATATAGAAACCAGTGAATCATTGCTAAAAAAGCTGTTTGAACCCATACCAAGGGTCAGGGAATCTCTCTCCCTTGCAGACTCAGGTGCCGTCACATCAATGATGGATACCAGTGACGGGATAGCAATTTCTCTCTATGATCTTGCAGATGCTTCAGATGTAGGCTTTATTATCTATGAGGACAGACTGCCTCTTCAGGACGATTTAAAGCAACTCATACATGAACCGGAAAGACTCCTTGATTATTCTCTCTATTCAGGCGGTGATTTTGAACTCCTGTTCACACTCAGCCCTGAAAAAGTCTCTGACGCCACAAAAACATGTGATTTTACAATAATCGGTAAGGTAGCTGAAAAGGACATGGGAATAACACTTGAACGCCCACAGGCAAATAACCTTTCTATTAGTAGAAAGGGTTATCTGCAATTAAAGGATACGGATTGAATATAACTTTCACAGGTAGGTAATACTATGAATTTATTTAACAAACTTCTCCCAGTTAAAGAAATATCTATGAAAAAATTAAGTTTTTTAGTTTTAGCAGCGATTATTTTACTATTATTAACAGCTCCAATGGCAGCATCAGAAAATAACAGTGCTACTATTGACCCTTCAACTTCAACATTTGATAAAAAGCTCTCAGAACAAGAAAATGTTACTACCACTATTACCTGGAATGATGCAGAAAATGTGACCCTTATTGAGGTCGATGGTTCTCCCCTTGAGAATAATACCGATTATAAAATTACGGATGACGATGACTCTAACGCTACATTAATTATCTTAAAAGAGTATTTAAGTGAGCAGGATACGGGTAATATTGATTTTTCAATATTTTTCAATGTAGGTGATTCTTCTACTTTTACTATTACAATTGAGGATAGTACCGAATCCGCTACTATTGCCCCCTCAACTTCAACATTTGATAAAAAGCTCTCAGAACAAGAAAATGTTACTACCACTATTACCTGGAATGATGCAGAAAATGTGACCCTTATTGAGGTCGATGGTTCTCCCCTTGAGAATAATACCGATTATAAAATTACGGATGACGATGACTCTAACGCTACATTAATTATCTTAAAAGAGTATTTAAGTGAGCAGGATACGGGTAATATTGATTTTTCAATATTTTTCAATGTAGGTGATTTCTCTACTTTTACTATTACAATTGAGGATAGTACACCAAAACCTGCAACAATTGAACCTACTAATGCAAACTTCGATAGAGATAAACCTGAAGATTTAATAACTGTTATTACCTGGAATGATGCAGAAAATGTGACCCTTATTGAGGTCGATGGTTCTCCCCTTGAGAATAATACCGATTATAAAATTACGGATGACGATGGCTCTACTGCTACATTAACTATCTTAAAAGAGTATTTAAATAAGCAAGATACCGGTGATATTGAACTTTTAATCGACTTTGATATTGGTGAGGCTAAGTTTACTATAACTATTCATCCAAAAGGCTACTCCACAGGTAACCGAATATGGGATGCTGACCACAATCTTTCTTTAAAATATGAGTGGAATGCCAAAAGCTTTTCAGGCTTTTACTATGACCTGGATACTGGAATGAGTTCTGAAAGCATGACTATAGAGCTTTTAGACTATAACAATCGAAGAGTAGATGATGGAAATCTAAGATATATAACTGAACCTGTGATGACCGGATTTGAATATGGCGGTTTTGGTGATTATCAGGTGATTGGCTTTATGGCTGACAGATACTTTGCCGGATATACTGCTGCTAATACTACTTTCCTGAATCGTGATGTCAGCATGATGGCAGATGGTCAGCTTTCAAAGGTTCTGATTGATACCGATGACAGGCGTTCAGTATTCACCGGTTCATCTCTGGTTCTTGAAGATGGGTATGTGATCAATATTGTGGAGATAGATGTAAGTGGTGACCGTGTTTTCCTGACACTGAGCCGGGATGGAAGGGAGGTTGACAGTGCCATTCTTTCATCAGGTGATATCTATGTGTATGAGAGGGATATTGGTCATACTGATGACGTACCTGTGATTGCAGCCCGCATTTCAAGTGTTTTCAGAGGAACTGAGACAAACGCTGTGTTTATTGAAGGTATTTTCCAGATATCTGATGATTACGTTTCCATTGAACAGGGTGAAAAGTTTGGCAGAATGGAGATATCGTCCATAAGTGAAACCTCAATTGAGATGAGAAATGATGGCTCCTTTAATCTTCGCCAGGGAACTACAATTGACATAATGGGTGACCTTAAATTTATTGTTGCAGATTCTGGTACAATCAGGTTTGCACCATTTGTGGATATTACAGAACCAGGTGTACATGAGATCCGGGGAACAGTTGCAGAAAACGAGGGCCTGACATGGACTCCATTGAACTTCGAAGGGTTCTATTATGATATAGATGAAGGATTGATGACAGAGTCTCTGGAACTTGACTACAGTGGTAGATCTGTAGGGGATGGAGACCTTAGATATGAAACTGTACCTGCACTTGTAAGCTTTGAACAGAGCAACTTTGGATCGTATGAAGTAATTGGATTTATGGCAGAGAAGTATTTTGCAGGTTATACCGCAGCTAATACTACTTTCCTGAATCGTGATGTCAGCATGATGGCAGATGGTCAGCTGTCAAAAGTGCTTCTTGATAATGATAATCGCAGGACCCTGTACACTGGCTCTTCTCTGGTTCTGGAAGAAGGATATGTTCTAAGGATACAGGAGATCGACCTTGACGGTAATAATGTACTGGTATCCCTGACAAAGGACGGCTCAGAGGTTGATTCCTATGCTATTGTGGGAGCTGGTCAGAATTATGTATATGAGAGGGACCTTGGATCAGCTGACGATGTTCCAATAATCATTGTAAAGATCGATAGCATTTTCAGGGGTACTGAGACCAATGCTATTTTCATTGGTGGTATCTTCCAGATATCCGATGATTATCAGCTGATCGAAACTGGTGATAAATTTGGAAAGATGGAAGTTGATTCCATAACCGAAAACCGTATTGTTATGACAAACGACGGTGGATTTTCACTTAGCAGAGGCAGTACAATTGATATCATGGGAGATATCAAATTCAAAGTAGCTGATGATCATCCTGATGTAAGATACTATCCATTTGTTGAGCGAACAATTGCAGGTGATTCTCTTGATCTGGACATGCCATCAACAGCGGTTATGGATTCCACACTCACCATAACTGTAACTTCAAGAGGTGCAGGGGTTGAGGATGTTAATGTCAGATTTGGTGGAGAGAATATTGGAACCACAGACAGGGATGGTGAACTTAGATATATACCAACAGAGGCAGGTACTTTTACAGTGGAGGCCCAGAAAACTGGATATATCTCAGCTACAGGAAATGTTGAGGTTATTTCTCCTGATGATGAAGATCGCATGATGAGCATTGAGGTGTCACCTGAGACCATATACGAGGGCAGTTCAATGGAGATCAGAATTGTCACTGCTATTGGTGCTGAACCCATGGAAGGTGTGGAGGTATTCTATGATGGTAATTCTATGGGACTGACCGATGAAGATGGTACTGTGGACCCCAGAACTGCCCGAGAGCCCGGAATGCATAAAATAACTGCGTACAAGGAAGGTTATCTTGAGGCAGAGAGGAATATTGAGGTCATTGCTCTGGAGGCAGATTTTGAATTCTCCAATCTTGTGATCTCTCCTGAAGAGGTCAGACAGGGCAGGGATGTTACAATTTCTGTGGATGTTGAAAATACAGGGACTGCAGAGGGTGAATACAATGTTGATCTCATGATCAATGGAAATGTAACCGATACAAAGCTGATATCCCTTGGTGTAGGTAATTCAACAACACTGGAATTTGTGCATACAGCGGGTGAGCCAGGTAACTATACTGTAAATGTTAATGGACTGGAAGGAACTTTTGAAGTTATTGAGGGCAGGAGCATATTCTGGTATGTACTGGGAGTTCTGATCATTGCCGGTGCAGCTGGCACAGCATACATGTTCACGGCAGGAGGATGGACTGTTGAGATGCTCAGGGCCCGATTAATGGAACTTACATCACAGATATCAGAAATGATTGATCAGATAAGATCCAGATAACCAGGACGGCATTTACGATATGGAATGGCAGGGAACAAAATAGGTTTTGCTCCCTACCCCACTTTCCTTTTCCTGCACTTTTTTTACCTCTTTTTTTAAGTTATTTTTTTAAAGAACAATACCCTGGAGACTAACATAATCGTTTTTTTCAAAAAACCTGCCCGGGTCTATCGGATCATCATCTGCATTTTTACTGGTTTTCTACATTAGTTCCTAAACTAAGTTTCTGAACTAAAATCGCAAACTTAATGTTCTTCAGGGGAATCTCTTCATTAACTGCATGTAAAAAGGAGCAGGTTGATGGATCGTCTGAGAATATGTGGTATTTATGCTGGCATTATATTTTTTGTGGCTGCTATTGCTTTGATTTTTTCATTTTCAGCTGCAGCTGACCAGAATGTTCCTGCTATAACAATTGATTCTGATTACGAGGTATATCCTGACAGAATGCAGGTACACGTTTCCAAGGAAGTTGTATTCAAAAATACAGATGCTTCTACGAGCTACAGGAGAGGCTATTATGATCGTATGTATTCTCATATCCCGGATGGTGCTGAGAATATACAGATATATGGTGCAAAGGGTGATCTGGTTTACCATGGTCCAGGCCATGATGAGCCATTCTATACAATTGAGTTCCCGGAACGTGTATGGTATGGTAACCATTATTCATTCAATATTGAATATGACCTTGTGATTGAGAGTCTCATTTCTGATAGTATCATGGCCTTCAACGTTGATGAAAGAGGGGATGACGTGGAGGTTTGTATCAAAGTTCCTGATGCATTTGACGTTTATTTTGATCCCGGAATATATGAAATGGATGAAGTGGATGGATATTATATCTTCAATTCCAGGCCCGAAAATGAGTGGACCAGGGCACATGCATTTGAAATATATGGTAACAGCTCAAGGGAATCTATCAGCAGGAATGTAAAACTTTCTCAGGGGGATCTGCAGGTAACAGTGAACCATTACAGTGGTGAGGAGCAGTGGGCTCTTGGAATGCTTAGAATAGCTGAAATGACTCTTCCCATACTGGAAAATATTACAGGCATTCCATATCCTGCAGACTATGATATTACAATCACACAGGCAAGCAAAGCTGATACCTCAGGATATGGTGGAATGAATCGTGGGGCAGATGGGATATGTCTTCTGCACAGTGAAGGATACGATATACTCATTCATGAACTGGCGCATTACTGGACACGAGACCACGGGTTTGAGCATGTCTGGCTTGATGAGGGATATGCTGATCTGTATACCTATCTGGTGCTTGAGAGAATAGATCCGGAATATGCGGAAAAAAGAAAAGAGAGATTTTTCAGCCAGTATGAAAACCTTAAATGCTGCTATGATTTTCCACTGGCCGACTGGGATGTTCCAGACAATCTGGATCAGAGAAATTACACAGAAACGGAATTCGGCTACAAGAAAGCCTTTGTAACTGTGTATAATTTATATAATGACTATGGTCTGGAACATATGATGAACTTACATTCTGGGCTTTTGATCCCAGTAAGTTAAAAGTTCTTTTGTTAAATCTCTGTATTCTTTACCCTTCTCAGTCATAACAAAGATGTTGCTTCTCTGTTCGATCAACCCTTTATCTTTCAGATCATTTATGTACTTCTTTGCAATGCTTGAGTTAAGGTTTGCTCCGTATACGATCTTTGTCTTTGTAGCTCCGTTTGAAGCTATGTTCAATATATCCAGTACTATATCTGTTCTGCTTCTGCGAATTTTAATACCCCCGTTCCCAAAGTTTATATTCCTATAACGGTATTATATATCTCTGTTTTTCACGTTGCGAATGTGTTTTTACTGTAAGCCACTGTAACTCCATTAAGAACCATTCTTCCCCAGTATAAGTAAGAAACAATAATATATAACTGTTTTCCGGTTTATTATATTTAATATGTAATTTATATGATAGGTATTTCATTTAATGCTGAAAAAATATTTGGTAAATGACTGATATTGCCAGATAATGCCTTTACAGTATTTATTTCAGGATATCCGGAATGTGCAGAATTTATCTATTCCGAATGGATTTATGTTAAAATCCAGGAGACTTTTGTATTACTGTAGACTGTTGACATTAAATGATCATTTCAGAAGACTATCATTTGATTTTACCATTGTTTAGTCTCTAAAAAGAATAACTGATCATACGTACTATTGTCAGAAACAATATTTCGAAGTATTAATTCTTAACTATGTTTCATATTCTTATTTAAGCTGAAAAAAGATAAGGATTATTGTGGTTGTTGTGGGAATAGTGGGGGACCTGATAACTTCACGGTTACAAAGGATGAGACCAATCATCCCTCCTAATTTGACATATCTCTCTAAATCCGTGAAGTTATCAGGACACCGATTTTAGTTTTTTAAATATCAGATCCGTGAACTTGTGTTTTCAATTGATGCTTTTTATATCTGATAACCTGGATATAAGATTTTTGTTTTAACTTTTCTGTGCTGGATCAGGTACCTGATTTAACTGATCTGAAGAATTACTAAATAGTACTGAAAATCCACCATTCCAGAGGTTATTATCTATTGAAGTGATGTGGCAGAATGGATTCCAATTCTGTACAAATGTTACTAATTATTGTTTCAGAACCGTCTTCTGCATCTGGTTTTCTAACTTTTACTTCTTATTGGTATTTAATACTTCTCTCTTATAGAAAGTAATGTAGCAGTTATGGGATGGAGTGGGGTCCAGATGCCTTCACATTTGAGTGGATGTTTTCAGAACTAGGTGGAAGCGTCCTGTAGCGTCAATAGGTGGCGTTTGTGAGCATCTGTGAATGCCGGTTATCCTGAATAGCTCATAGCTGTGCAGGTTTAGAAATAAATTGGAATTTCATAAGATGGAGGTAAATAGATATGCGATGGAAATTGAGTGTAATTTTACTCGCAGCAATGGTATGCCTTGCGTTAACAGGCGTATCCGCAGCACAGGATAACAACTGTGATGTAAAATTCTGCTGGGAAAAACCATGCGGTACAAAAGTGATTGACTGCGACACTGAAGTAACTCATGTATTGAATGATTTTAAAACAACACCCGCAATTAAGGAAAGTGTAAATGGGGTAGTTTATCTCATAATAGATGAAGAGAGAAATAAAGTAAGACCAGGTGATATAAGACTCACATGGTATCATACAAACTATCCACCAAACACCAAAGTGAAAGCTGGCGATTTTGATGTAGACAATAATGTGTCTGATCTACCAAACGCTACAATATCATACTATGATATAAACCACAATGGAATATATGACCTTTATGACCCTGTATACATAGACAAACATGGAACAGGAGAAGTCTCCATAAATGACATCAGGGTGACTGATATTCCACCAGTGGATGTTAAATCATTAAATCCTGAAAATGCCGGGGAGGTAATCTACACCCAGGCACAGTTTGCCCAGAGATGGACAAAAGTTCTCTCCTCAACAGCTCCTGACTTCAAGTGGGAACTGAACCCAATTGGCAGCGGAAATGTCGAGGATCTTGTAAAGTATGTTGATGTTGACTGCAGTGGTGACTGGAGCTGCGCAGACAGAATCTATCTGATTCAGCCATCTTCAGTTGAATACTATATGAATGGAAAATGGATTTCATATGATGACTTTGTCACAATTGGTGATGTAAGATTCTTTGTAGATCCTGCAGATGAGAAATTTGAGTGTGGTACAAAGGTTCAGCAGTGTGACAAGGATGCCACTTACATGCTGATAAGACCTGGTATGGTCGAACATTTGCCAACACCAATACTTTCAAAACAGGTTCTTGAACCCACAGCAATCTATCTTGACATGGATGCCAGCGGCACAGTTTCAATCGGTGATATAAGACTGTCTCATGTATCCACAACATATGAACCAAACACCAAGGTAAAATGGTGTGATGAGATGGACCTTGGTAAAGAGCTTGTAGCCATTGACCAGTACGCAATAAAGTATGCTGATATCGATGGACTTGATGGATATACACTGGGAGATCCACTCTACATAGACCTTGATGGTAATAACAAGGTATCTGCTGGTGACATAAGGCTGACCAATGTTCCTGTGTTTTGTATGGATGATTTAGAGGCCGG
Above is a genomic segment from Methanosalsum zhilinae DSM 4017 containing:
- the nrdD gene encoding anaerobic ribonucleoside-triphosphate reductase; amino-acid sequence: MERGSGSNIDRLDFTDPVELVEDALDNRNWLLRENSNVQQSPSLIDIHLSSQINKRYALEKLYSPAIKAAHLQGRIHIHDLHSPFRPYCNGIDARTFLMDGLKFPHTKSRPARKFDSAVYHTMSFMIHSQQFFAGAQAVDYFNWLLAPHLHHDSIDDERLSQIIQGFVFQMNQANRTGAQSCFTNIGLRIQCPPSLKEEKAIYAGEFLKDTYSDFEDEARRIYRAVMEIAGRGDACGAPFTFPLITTAITKDHNFKDPLWIDTMKAASSTGAPYFLNLAADYLEEDSIQAMCCRLLVKHAGGIWTAGGMGTGSNKIVTVNLPRIALEAADIDKFFICLDKIMNTARLALLQGQDIIRRSLYEWNILPWLLQKSDQGPDYYNFSTRHLTFGVVGLNECLVNLTGDPLVNQTELGKKIIGYMAERINKYSETDEITYTFEQTPAESTAHRLAMLDKSEFGNKAAFQGDGNSVYYTNSTHVPYNSSIPLSEKLQVESDMHPFFTGGAIAHIWMGESTPDPEGLNEMVEKLSRTKLAYFCFSPDYSICIKGHVSKGRSSKCMICANEIVDYISRVTGYFGHVSRWNPGKQREYSDRHRYII
- a CDS encoding DUF21 domain-containing protein, whose protein sequence is MIVTWILICLCLLQSAVFSGLTIGLFGLSRLKLEIEAGSDNINAQKILKVRKDSNFLLTTLLWGNVAVNVLIALLTESVMSGAAAFAFSTLVITVFGEIMPQAYLSRHALRIGVYLVPMIRFYQILLYPVAKPSAILLDKWLGKEELQLLKERAFTFMLQKHIKSTKTDIGKLEGLGAINFLAMDDVKIEKEGSIINSESIITLPFRNSKPLFPHVEKNPDDPFLKQVQSSGKKWVIVTDETDQARMVIDADSFVRDAIYKPGPFYPLTHCHHPVIVTSPSTRLEQVIRRLKVYPLHERDHVIDLDLIIYWAEDKNQRRIITGSDILGRLLKGIVTRVE
- a CDS encoding Mrp/NBP35 family ATP-binding protein, which translates into the protein MKRQKMYTSENILSGKQNSNIADNLKNVKHRIIVMSGKGGVGKSTVATHLASSLAHRGFQVGLLDGDIHGPSVPKMYGINAAATGEKRKGLDPFKVTDNLKIMSIELLVNSNDTPVIWRGPVKIRVIRQFLQDVKWGSLDFLIVDLPPGTGDEALTIAKFMPECDGVIIVTTPQEVALNSVIKSINFARSLKLPVLGLVENMSSATCNICHNRIDLFSSGAVVDTCKKYNIPLIARLPLENEISRNADKGSVSSYAQKTSQWTECFRNIVDIVAEIDTR
- the thiL gene encoding thiamine-phosphate kinase encodes the protein MNSFTPVSSVGERELIRRLSRIFYQDSNRDVLIGPGKDDCAVLSAGDGECIVVTTDMLHRTTDFPQQMSGWQIGWMSAAVNLSDIAAMGANPCGILAAIGLQSDCDVGFVEEIARGLHACAASCGTSVIGGDIDTHDELTITGTAVGKVSEDRLLTRKGAKPGDMVCVTGYAGSAGAALYALENNIETSESLLKKLFEPIPRVRESLSLADSGAVTSMMDTSDGIAISLYDLADASDVGFIIYEDRLPLQDDLKQLIHEPERLLDYSLYSGGDFELLFTLSPEKVSDATKTCDFTIIGKVAEKDMGITLERPQANNLSISRKGYLQLKDTD
- a CDS encoding DUF21 domain-containing protein, which produces MELTWIFIVLCLIQSGLFAGLTIGLFGLSRLKLEIESEAGSKNAKKILEVREDSNFLLTTLLWGNVAVNVLIALLTESVMSGAAAFAFSTIGITCFGEIVPQAYFSRHTLRVGAYMIPMIKFYQILLYPVAKPSAILLDRWLGKEELQLFRERSLMVMLEKHIESSKTDIGKLEGLGALNFLAMDDVRIENEGSIIDPRSIISIPFRGNYPVFPDIKRDPDDPFLQRIQSSGKKWVIITDEDDDPRMVIDADDFLRDAIYKEGPFYTLNYCHTPVIVTSPDTRLEQVIRRLKVYPLHEKDHVIDLDLIIYWAEDENQRRIITGSDILGRLLRGIVLRVY